A genomic region of Serinus canaria isolate serCan28SL12 chromosome 1A, serCan2020, whole genome shotgun sequence contains the following coding sequences:
- the TIGAR gene encoding fructose-2,6-bisphosphatase TIGAR isoform X2 has product MVRFGLTVVRHGETRYNKDKILQGQGVDEPLSATGFRQADAAGLFLSNVKFTHVFSSDLLRAKQTAAAILGKNRFGKDLEIKYDARLRERKYGVAEGRPLADLKAMAKDAGEQCPSFTPSGGETLDEVW; this is encoded by the exons ATGGTTCGGTTCGGGCTGACGGTCGTGCGGCA TGGAGAAACGAGATACAACAAAGACAAGATACTGCAAG GTCAAGGAGTGGATGAGCCACTCTCTGCAACTGGTTTCAGGCAAGCAGATGCTGCTGGTTTATTTCTCAGTAATGTGAAGTTTACCCACGTCTTTTCAAGTGACCTCCTTCGAGCAAAGCAG ACTGCTGCTGCCATTCTAGGGAAAAACAGGTTTGGCAAAGATTTGGAAATCAAGTATGATGCAAGACTGCGAGAGAGA AAGTATGGTGTTGCAGAAGGAAGGCCTTTGGCTGACCTCAAGGCTATGGCAAAGGATGCTGGAGAGCAATGTCCTTCATTCACACCTTCTGGAGGAGAAACACTGGATGAAGTatg GTGA
- the TIGAR gene encoding fructose-2,6-bisphosphatase TIGAR isoform X1, translating to MVRFGLTVVRHGETRYNKDKILQGQGVDEPLSATGFRQADAAGLFLSNVKFTHVFSSDLLRAKQTAAAILGKNRFGKDLEIKYDARLRERKYGVAEGRPLADLKAMAKDAGEQCPSFTPSGGETLDEVRERARDFFEFLCRLAVELEQKEHGKPSAPGRSSGTSGEQFVFPWTSHCSEAELSSAGSGSSMVLDANILVVSHGAYMRNWIGYMVSDLNCTLPTNLTKSQLSSVSPNTGVSHFIIKLENGNLLKPNIACVCLNQDSHLVDVGAECVASKVF from the exons ATGGTTCGGTTCGGGCTGACGGTCGTGCGGCA TGGAGAAACGAGATACAACAAAGACAAGATACTGCAAG GTCAAGGAGTGGATGAGCCACTCTCTGCAACTGGTTTCAGGCAAGCAGATGCTGCTGGTTTATTTCTCAGTAATGTGAAGTTTACCCACGTCTTTTCAAGTGACCTCCTTCGAGCAAAGCAG ACTGCTGCTGCCATTCTAGGGAAAAACAGGTTTGGCAAAGATTTGGAAATCAAGTATGATGCAAGACTGCGAGAGAGA AAGTATGGTGTTGCAGAAGGAAGGCCTTTGGCTGACCTCAAGGCTATGGCAAAGGATGCTGGAGAGCAATGTCCTTCATTCACACCTTCTGGAGGAGAAACACTGGATGAA GTGAGAGAGCGTGCAAGGGATTTTTTTGAATTCCTCTGCCGGCTGGCTGTTGAGTTGGAGCAGAAGGAGCATGGCAAGCCCAgtgccccaggcaggagctcaggaacATCTGGAGAACAGTTTGTTTTCCCTTGGACAAGCCACTGCAGcgaggcagagctgagctctgcgGGCAGCGGATCTTCGATGGTATTAGATGCCAATATTTTGGTGGTGAGTCATGGAGCCTACATGAGGAACTGGATTGGCTATATGGTTTCAGATCTCAACTGTACCTTACCAACAAATTTAACCAAGTCCCAGCTGTCTTCTGTCAGTCCCAATACTGGAGTCAGTCATTTCATTATAAAACTTGAAAACGGGAATTTGTTGAAGCCCAATATTGCATGTGTCTGTCTTAACCAAGACTCTCACTTAGTGGATGTGGGAGCTGAATGTGTAGCTTCAAAAGTGTTTTAA